In a single window of the Streptomyces sp. NBC_00094 genome:
- a CDS encoding SDR family oxidoreductase — translation MTTALITGATAGIGAAFARRLAADGHDVVLVARDMKRLREQATELHDRHGIEAEVLSADLAEEKGIAAVEARLSDPKQPVDVLVNNAGFGNKGRFLEVSMADELKMLTVHCEAVLRLTSAAAASMKERGRGAVVNVASVAAFVPRGTYGASKAWVVQFTQGAARDLAGSGVRLMALCPGFVRTEFHERAGMGTDNIPGWMWLDADKLVTAALGDLERGKTLSIPDPRYKALMGVVKLAPRGLLGGVSSKAGRKYGPK, via the coding sequence ATGACGACTGCACTGATTACGGGGGCCACCGCGGGCATCGGGGCCGCCTTCGCACGCAGGCTGGCGGCGGATGGTCACGATGTCGTGCTCGTGGCCCGGGACATGAAGCGGCTCCGGGAACAGGCCACCGAACTGCACGACCGGCACGGCATCGAGGCCGAGGTCCTCTCGGCGGACCTGGCCGAGGAGAAGGGCATCGCGGCCGTCGAGGCGCGGCTCTCCGACCCGAAGCAGCCGGTCGACGTGCTCGTGAACAACGCCGGCTTCGGCAACAAGGGCCGGTTCCTCGAAGTCTCCATGGCCGACGAGTTGAAGATGCTCACGGTGCACTGCGAGGCGGTGCTGCGGCTGACCTCCGCCGCCGCCGCCTCGATGAAGGAGCGGGGCCGGGGCGCGGTGGTGAACGTCGCCTCGGTGGCGGCCTTCGTGCCCCGCGGCACGTACGGGGCGTCGAAGGCCTGGGTCGTGCAGTTCACCCAGGGCGCGGCCCGGGACCTCGCGGGCAGCGGGGTGCGGCTGATGGCGCTCTGCCCCGGCTTCGTGCGGACCGAGTTCCACGAGCGGGCCGGGATGGGGACGGACAACATCCCCGGCTGGATGTGGCTCGACGCGGACAAGCTGGTGACGGCGGCGCTCGGGGACCTGGAGCGGGGGAAGACCCTGTCGATCCCCGACCCCCGCTACAAGGCCCTGATGGGTGTGGTGAAGCTGGCGCCGCGCGGGCTGCTCGGCGGTGTCTCCTCCAAGGCGGGGCGCAAGTACGGCCCGAAGTGA
- a CDS encoding MOSC domain-containing protein: protein MTLLSVNAGRARAVDYTDSASGMTGIDKRPVTGPVRIEAPGARGAGASGVAGDAVCDLRFHGGDDRAAYAFAREDLDRWERELGRELGNGSFGENLTTLGLDVNGALIGERWRIGEDVVLEVTGGRIPCRTFAGFMEERGMEERGWVKRFTRSTAGPGALLRVIAPGEVRAGDPIAVVHRPDHAVTVALLHRAATVERALLPGTLVAAEWMESELLALARQYADKYGRAGH, encoded by the coding sequence ATGACCTTGTTGAGCGTGAATGCGGGCCGGGCCAGGGCGGTGGACTACACCGATTCCGCGTCGGGGATGACGGGCATCGACAAGCGGCCCGTCACGGGGCCCGTGCGGATCGAGGCCCCGGGGGCGCGCGGTGCCGGGGCGAGCGGTGTCGCCGGGGACGCGGTCTGCGACCTGCGGTTCCACGGCGGCGACGACCGGGCCGCGTACGCCTTCGCCCGGGAGGACCTGGACCGGTGGGAGCGGGAGCTCGGCCGTGAGCTGGGCAACGGCTCCTTCGGCGAGAACCTCACGACGCTCGGCCTCGACGTGAACGGCGCCCTGATCGGGGAGCGGTGGCGGATCGGTGAGGACGTGGTCCTCGAAGTGACCGGCGGGCGCATCCCGTGCCGGACGTTCGCGGGGTTCATGGAGGAGCGGGGCATGGAGGAGCGGGGCTGGGTCAAGCGGTTCACGCGGTCGACGGCCGGACCCGGCGCGCTGCTCCGGGTGATCGCGCCGGGCGAGGTGCGGGCCGGTGACCCGATCGCGGTCGTGCACCGGCCGGACCACGCCGTGACCGTCGCGCTGCTGCATCGCGCCGCGACCGTCGAACGCGCGCTGCTGCCCGGCACGTTGGTCGCCGCGGAGTGGATGGAGTCGGAGCTGCTCGCGCTCGCGCGCCAGTACGCGGACAAGTACGGCCGGGCGGGGCACTAA
- a CDS encoding LysR family transcriptional regulator, giving the protein MIEARHLRVLRAVAATGSFSAAARELGCTQPAVSQQMKALETSAGTPLLIRTGREMRLTQAGEVLVRHAAGILAGLTAAEEEVAAIAGLRAGRVRLVSFPSGSSTLVPTALAALRAAHPGTRVSLVEAEPPRSIEMLREGDCDVALAFRYGAGQAEWDDLVVRPLLADRLVGLVPEGHRLAGADSVGIAELAEESWIAGCPRCRRQLVDVCEEAGFTPRIDFATDDYPAVVGLVGAGLGVAVLPELAIESVRPKGARTVTVEPAVEREIVALTLPDLAQVPAVAATLDELIRAATRA; this is encoded by the coding sequence ATGATCGAGGCACGCCATCTCCGCGTCCTGCGCGCCGTCGCCGCCACCGGCTCCTTCTCGGCCGCCGCGCGCGAACTCGGCTGCACCCAGCCCGCCGTCAGTCAGCAGATGAAGGCGCTCGAAACCTCCGCCGGCACCCCGCTGCTGATCCGTACCGGGCGCGAGATGCGCCTCACCCAGGCCGGCGAGGTCCTGGTGCGCCACGCCGCCGGAATCCTCGCGGGGCTCACCGCCGCGGAGGAGGAGGTCGCCGCCATCGCCGGGCTCCGGGCGGGCCGCGTCCGGCTGGTCTCCTTCCCCAGCGGCAGCTCCACCCTCGTACCGACCGCGCTCGCGGCCCTGCGCGCCGCGCACCCCGGCACCCGGGTCTCCCTCGTGGAGGCCGAACCGCCGCGCTCGATCGAGATGCTCCGGGAGGGCGACTGCGACGTGGCCCTCGCCTTCCGGTACGGGGCGGGGCAGGCCGAGTGGGACGACCTCGTCGTCCGCCCGCTCCTCGCGGACCGACTGGTGGGCCTGGTGCCCGAGGGGCACCGGCTCGCCGGAGCCGACTCGGTCGGCATCGCCGAGCTCGCGGAGGAGTCCTGGATCGCGGGCTGCCCGCGCTGCCGCCGCCAGCTCGTGGACGTCTGCGAGGAGGCGGGCTTCACCCCCCGCATCGACTTCGCCACCGACGACTACCCGGCCGTGGTGGGCCTGGTCGGCGCGGGGCTGGGCGTCGCCGTCCTGCCCGAGCTCGCCATCGAGTCCGTACGACCCAAGGGGGCGCGGACCGTGACCGTGGAGCCCGCCGTGGAGCGGGAGATCGTGGCCCTGACCCTGCCGGACCTGGCACAGGTCCCGGCGGTCGCCGCCACGCTCGACGAGCTGATCCGCGCCGCCACGCGCGCGTAG
- a CDS encoding WhiB family transcriptional regulator translates to MADFSRLPGPNADLWDWQLLAACRGVDSSLFFHPEGERGAARSARENSAKEVCMRCPVRAECAAHALAVREPYGVWGGLTEDEREELMGRARNRLITAAPTPASVTSVTSMTTSAAAASRPIVERM, encoded by the coding sequence ATGGCAGATTTCTCCCGCCTTCCCGGACCCAACGCCGATCTGTGGGACTGGCAACTCCTCGCGGCCTGCCGCGGGGTGGACAGCTCCCTGTTCTTCCACCCCGAGGGAGAGCGCGGCGCGGCACGGAGTGCGCGCGAGAACTCGGCGAAAGAGGTCTGCATGCGGTGCCCGGTACGCGCGGAGTGCGCGGCTCACGCACTCGCCGTGCGGGAGCCCTACGGCGTATGGGGCGGCCTCACCGAGGACGAACGCGAAGAGCTCATGGGACGCGCCCGGAACCGCCTGATCACGGCGGCGCCGACGCCCGCGTCCGTCACGTCCGTGACGTCCATGACGACATCGGCGGCGGCAGCGAGCCGCCCGATCGTGGAGCGCATGTGA
- a CDS encoding response regulator transcription factor: protein MTSVLVCDDSPLAREALRRAVATVPGVERVTTAANGEEVLRRWGADRSDLILMDVRMPGLGGVETVRRLLSADPGARIIMLTVAEDLDGVALAVAAGARGYLHKDASRAELRATVTQALADPTWRLAPRRLRSAEMGAAPTLTAREIQVLEGMSHGRSNAEIGRELFLSEDTVKTHARRLFKKLGASDRAHAVALGFRWGLVR, encoded by the coding sequence ATGACATCCGTCCTCGTCTGCGATGACTCCCCGCTTGCCCGAGAGGCGCTTCGCCGCGCGGTCGCGACCGTGCCCGGCGTCGAGCGTGTGACCACCGCGGCCAACGGCGAGGAAGTCCTCCGCCGCTGGGGCGCGGACCGCTCGGACCTCATTCTGATGGACGTGCGCATGCCCGGACTGGGAGGTGTGGAGACCGTTCGCAGGCTGCTCTCCGCGGACCCGGGCGCCCGCATCATCATGCTCACGGTCGCCGAGGACCTCGACGGCGTCGCGCTCGCGGTCGCCGCGGGTGCGCGTGGCTATCTGCACAAGGACGCCTCGCGCGCCGAACTGCGGGCCACCGTCACCCAGGCGCTCGCCGATCCGACCTGGCGGCTCGCCCCGCGCCGGCTCCGTTCGGCCGAGATGGGCGCCGCGCCCACGCTCACCGCGCGCGAGATCCAGGTCCTCGAAGGCATGAGCCACGGCCGGTCCAACGCGGAGATCGGGCGCGAGCTCTTCCTCTCGGAGGACACCGTCAAGACGCACGCCCGGCGCCTCTTCAAGAAGCTGGGCGCCTCGGACCGGGCGCACGCCGTCGCGCTGGGATTCCGCTGGGGCCTGGTGCGCTGA
- a CDS encoding sigma-70 family RNA polymerase sigma factor — MRDDETVGSPMPAGQGDIGALVRRAVEGDAQATHDLLARVHPLALRYCRTRLNRLPGDARHFVEDLAQEVCVAVLMALPRYKDTGRPFEAFVFAIAGHKVADLQRAAMRHPGSTAVPSDEMPERPDDSLGPEERALLSDDAEWAKKLLANLPENQRELLVLRVAVGLTAEETGQMLGMSPGAVRVAQHRALSRLRALAEQ, encoded by the coding sequence ATGCGCGACGACGAGACCGTGGGTTCCCCCATGCCTGCCGGGCAGGGGGACATCGGCGCGCTCGTGCGCCGCGCGGTCGAGGGCGACGCGCAGGCCACGCACGACCTTCTGGCGCGCGTGCACCCGCTCGCCCTGCGGTACTGCCGCACCCGCCTGAACCGGTTGCCCGGGGACGCCCGCCACTTCGTGGAGGACCTCGCCCAAGAGGTCTGTGTCGCCGTCCTGATGGCGCTGCCGCGCTACAAGGACACGGGCAGGCCCTTCGAGGCCTTCGTCTTCGCCATCGCCGGTCACAAGGTCGCCGACCTCCAGCGCGCCGCCATGCGACACCCGGGGTCCACGGCCGTGCCCTCCGACGAGATGCCGGAGCGGCCGGACGACTCCCTCGGTCCCGAGGAGCGCGCGCTGCTCAGCGACGACGCCGAGTGGGCCAAGAAGCTGCTCGCCAACCTTCCGGAGAACCAGCGCGAGCTGCTCGTGCTGCGGGTCGCCGTCGGGCTGACCGCCGAGGAGACCGGGCAGATGCTCGGCATGTCCCCCGGGGCGGTCCGGGTCGCGCAGCACCGCGCGCTCAGTCGGCTCAGGGCGCTGGCCGAGCAGTAG
- the guaB gene encoding IMP dehydrogenase, with protein sequence MTANVDGVPEKFATLGLTYDDVLLLPGASEVLPNAVDTSSRISRNVRVNIPLLSAAMDKVTESRMAIAMARQGGVGVLHRNLSIEDQVNQVDLVKRSESGMVTDPITVHPDATLAEADALCAKFRISGVPVTDPAGKLLGIVTNRDMAFESDRSRQVREVMTPMPLVTGKVGISGVDAMELLRRHKIEKLPLVDESGILKGLITVKDFVKAEKYPHAAKDAEGRLLVGAAVGASPEALERAQGLAAAGVDFLIVDTSHGHNSNALNWMAKIKSSVGVDVIGGNVATRDGAQALIDAGVDGVKVGVGPGSICTTRVVAGIGVPQVTAIYEAALAARAAGVPVIGDGGLQYSGDIGKALAAGADTVMLGSLLAGCEESPGELQFINGKQFKSYRGMGSLGAMQSRGQGRSYSKDRYFQAEVASDDKLVPEGIEGQVPYRGPLANVLHQLVGGLRQTMGYVGAATIEEMESKGRFVRITSAGLKESHPHDIQMTVEAPNYSRK encoded by the coding sequence ATGACTGCAAACGTCGACGGAGTGCCCGAGAAATTCGCGACACTCGGGCTGACCTACGACGACGTGCTGCTGCTGCCGGGCGCGTCCGAGGTCCTCCCGAACGCGGTCGACACCTCGTCCCGCATCTCCCGCAACGTGCGCGTGAACATTCCGCTGCTGTCCGCGGCGATGGACAAGGTCACCGAGTCCCGCATGGCGATCGCCATGGCGCGGCAGGGCGGCGTGGGCGTGCTCCACCGCAACCTGTCGATCGAGGACCAGGTCAACCAGGTCGACCTCGTGAAGCGCTCCGAGTCCGGCATGGTGACCGACCCGATCACCGTGCACCCGGACGCGACGCTGGCCGAGGCCGACGCGCTGTGCGCCAAGTTCCGCATCAGCGGTGTCCCGGTGACCGACCCGGCGGGCAAGCTCCTCGGCATCGTCACCAACCGCGACATGGCCTTCGAGTCGGACCGCAGCCGCCAGGTGCGCGAGGTCATGACCCCGATGCCGCTGGTCACGGGCAAGGTCGGCATCTCCGGTGTGGACGCGATGGAGCTGCTCCGCCGCCACAAGATCGAGAAGCTGCCGCTCGTCGACGAGTCCGGCATCCTCAAGGGCCTCATCACGGTCAAGGACTTCGTCAAGGCCGAGAAGTACCCGCACGCGGCCAAGGACGCCGAGGGCCGGCTGCTCGTCGGCGCGGCCGTCGGCGCCAGCCCCGAGGCGCTGGAGCGCGCGCAGGGCCTGGCCGCCGCGGGCGTCGACTTCCTGATCGTCGACACGTCCCACGGCCACAACAGCAACGCCCTGAACTGGATGGCGAAGATCAAGTCCAGCGTCGGTGTCGACGTCATCGGCGGCAACGTCGCGACGCGTGACGGCGCGCAGGCCCTGATCGACGCCGGTGTCGACGGCGTCAAGGTCGGCGTGGGCCCCGGCTCCATCTGCACCACCCGTGTGGTCGCCGGCATCGGCGTCCCGCAGGTCACCGCCATCTACGAGGCGGCGCTCGCCGCCCGCGCGGCCGGCGTCCCGGTCATCGGCGACGGCGGCCTGCAGTACTCCGGCGACATCGGCAAGGCGCTCGCCGCCGGCGCCGACACGGTCATGCTGGGCAGCCTGCTCGCCGGGTGCGAGGAGTCCCCGGGCGAGCTGCAGTTCATCAACGGCAAGCAGTTCAAGTCGTACCGCGGCATGGGCTCGCTCGGCGCGATGCAGTCCCGCGGCCAGGGCCGGTCGTACTCGAAGGACCGCTACTTCCAGGCCGAGGTGGCCTCGGACGACAAGCTCGTCCCCGAGGGCATCGAGGGCCAGGTGCCCTACCGCGGCCCGCTGGCCAACGTCCTGCACCAGCTCGTCGGCGGCCTCCGCCAGACCATGGGCTATGTGGGCGCGGCCACCATCGAGGAGATGGAGTCCAAGGGCCGGTTCGTCCGGATCACGTCCGCGGGCCTCAAGGAGAGCCACCCGCACGACATCCAGATGACGGTCGAGGCACCGAACTACAGCAGGAAGTAA
- a CDS encoding GuaB3 family IMP dehydrogenase-related protein: MTEIEIGRGKRGRRAYAFDDIAVVPSRRTRDPKEVSIAWQIDAYRFELPFLAAPMDSVVSPQTAIRIGELGGLGVLNLEGLWTRYEDPQPLLDEIAELDEETATRRLQEIYSAPIKEELIGQRIKEVRDSGVVTAAALSPQRTAQFSKAVVDAGVDIFVIRGTTVSAEHVSGAAEPLNLKQFIYELDVPVIVGGCATYTAALHLMRTGAAGVLVGFGGGAAHTTRNVLGIQVPMATAVADVAAARRDYMDESGGRYVHVIADGGVGWSGDLPKAIACGADSVMIGSPLARATDAPGKGHHWGMEAVHEDVPRGKLVDLGIVGTTEEILAGPSHIPDGSMNFFGALRRAMATTGYTELKEFQRVEVTVADAQHKR, encoded by the coding sequence GTGACTGAGATCGAGATCGGGCGCGGCAAGCGCGGCCGCAGGGCGTACGCGTTCGACGACATCGCCGTCGTACCGAGCCGGCGCACCCGGGACCCGAAGGAGGTCTCGATCGCCTGGCAGATCGACGCCTACCGCTTCGAGCTCCCCTTCCTGGCCGCTCCGATGGACTCGGTCGTGTCGCCGCAGACCGCCATCCGTATCGGCGAGCTGGGCGGCCTGGGCGTCCTCAACCTCGAGGGCCTCTGGACCCGGTACGAGGACCCGCAGCCGCTGCTCGACGAGATCGCCGAGCTGGACGAGGAGACCGCGACCCGCCGTCTGCAGGAGATCTACTCCGCCCCGATCAAGGAAGAGCTGATCGGGCAGCGCATCAAGGAGGTGCGCGACTCCGGTGTCGTCACCGCCGCCGCGCTCTCCCCGCAGCGCACCGCGCAGTTCTCCAAGGCCGTCGTCGACGCCGGCGTGGACATCTTCGTCATCCGCGGCACGACGGTCTCCGCGGAGCACGTCTCGGGCGCGGCCGAGCCGCTGAACCTGAAGCAGTTCATCTACGAGCTGGACGTCCCGGTCATCGTCGGCGGCTGCGCCACGTACACCGCGGCCCTGCACCTGATGCGCACCGGCGCGGCGGGTGTCCTCGTCGGCTTCGGCGGCGGCGCGGCGCACACCACGCGCAACGTGCTGGGCATCCAGGTCCCGATGGCGACCGCCGTCGCCGACGTGGCCGCGGCCCGTCGCGACTACATGGACGAGTCCGGCGGCCGGTACGTGCACGTCATCGCCGACGGCGGTGTCGGCTGGTCCGGCGACCTGCCGAAGGCGATCGCCTGTGGCGCCGACTCGGTCATGATCGGCTCCCCGCTGGCCCGCGCCACGGACGCGCCCGGCAAGGGCCACCACTGGGGCATGGAGGCCGTCCACGAGGACGTGCCGCGCGGCAAGCTGGTCGACCTGGGCATCGTCGGCACCACCGAGGAGATCCTCGCGGGCCCGTCGCACATCCCGGACGGCTCGATGAACTTCTTCGGCGCCCTGCGCCGGGCGATGGCCACGACGGGCTACACGGAGCTCAAGGAGTTCCAGCGCGTCGAGGTCACGGTCGCGGACGCGCAGCACAAGCGCTGA
- a CDS encoding nucleotide sugar dehydrogenase → MPADLAVIGLGHHGLPLAQAATAAGVDTIGYDTDPRPVAELAAGRSPVDGSLTAPEIRRMLAGGFRPTTNTAELGRVRTAVLCAPTPLGPDRALDLTAVTDAARALAARLRPHTTVLLESPVPPGTTEGLLRELLEAGSGLRAGRDFHLAYSPGRLDPGSRTHGFAGTPKVIGGLTPACTESAAAFYGRLTDKVVRARGPREAETVKLLETNFRHVNIALVNEMAVLCHELGVDLWDVIRCAETKPFGFQAFRPGPGVGGHGASVDTIGAHRPLRLVELAGQVNERMPQYVVQRAATLLNEHGKSARGARILLLGITYKPDLPDRQGSPADEIARRLMDLGAAVAYHDPHVPDWRVRELPVPRADSLYEAAAHADLTVLLQHHRTYDLQGLSVKAQLLLDTRGATPAGAAHRL, encoded by the coding sequence ATGCCCGCTGATCTCGCCGTCATCGGCCTCGGCCACCACGGACTCCCCCTCGCCCAGGCCGCCACCGCCGCAGGCGTCGACACCATCGGCTACGACACCGATCCCCGTCCCGTCGCCGAACTCGCCGCCGGCCGGTCCCCGGTCGACGGCTCGCTCACCGCGCCGGAGATCCGCCGGATGCTCGCGGGCGGCTTCCGGCCCACCACGAACACCGCCGAACTCGGCCGCGTCCGCACCGCCGTCCTCTGCGCGCCGACCCCCCTCGGCCCCGACCGCGCCCTCGACCTCACCGCCGTCACGGACGCGGCCCGCGCCCTCGCCGCCCGGCTGCGCCCCCACACCACCGTCCTCCTGGAGTCCCCCGTCCCGCCGGGCACCACCGAGGGCCTCCTCCGCGAGCTCCTCGAAGCGGGCTCGGGACTCCGCGCCGGCCGCGACTTCCACCTCGCGTACTCGCCCGGCCGCCTCGACCCCGGAAGCCGTACGCACGGCTTCGCCGGCACCCCCAAGGTCATCGGCGGCCTCACCCCGGCCTGCACGGAGTCCGCCGCCGCCTTCTACGGCCGGCTCACCGACAAGGTCGTCCGTGCGCGCGGCCCGCGCGAGGCCGAGACGGTCAAGCTCCTGGAGACCAACTTCCGGCACGTCAACATCGCCCTCGTCAACGAGATGGCGGTCCTCTGCCACGAGCTCGGCGTCGACCTCTGGGACGTCATCCGCTGCGCGGAGACCAAGCCCTTCGGCTTCCAGGCCTTCCGGCCCGGCCCCGGCGTCGGCGGCCACGGCGCCTCCGTCGACACGATCGGCGCCCACCGCCCGCTCCGCCTCGTCGAACTCGCCGGCCAGGTCAACGAACGGATGCCCCAGTACGTCGTCCAGCGCGCCGCCACCCTCCTCAACGAGCACGGCAAGTCGGCCCGCGGCGCCCGGATCCTGCTGCTCGGGATCACGTACAAGCCCGACCTCCCCGACCGCCAGGGCTCCCCCGCCGACGAGATCGCCCGCCGCCTCATGGACCTCGGCGCGGCCGTGGCCTACCACGACCCGCACGTCCCCGACTGGCGCGTCCGGGAGCTCCCCGTCCCCCGCGCGGACTCCCTCTACGAGGCCGCCGCCCACGCCGACCTGACGGTGCTGCTCCAGCACCACCGCACGTACGACCTCCAGGGCCTCTCGGTCAAGGCCCAACTCCTCCTCGACACTCGCGGCGCCACCCCCGCCGGCGCCGCGCACCGCCTCTGA
- a CDS encoding glycerol-3-phosphate dehydrogenase/oxidase codes for MRTATLGPAERAEALAAMAERELDVLVVGAGVVGAGTALDAVTRGLSTGIVEARDWASGTSSRSSKLIHGGLRYLEMLDFALVREALKERGLLLERLAPHLVKPVPFLYPLQHKGWERFYAGSGVALYDAMSLSSGHGRGLPTHRHLSRRNALRVAPCLKKDALVGALQYYDAQMDDARFVTTLVRTAAAYGAKAASRARVVGFLREGERVVGARVQDVESGGSYEIRAKQIVNATGVWTDDTQALIGERGQFHVRASKGIHLVVPKDRIHSTTGLILRTEKSVLFVIPWGRHWIVGTTDTDWDLDKAHPAASSADIDYLLEHVNTVLATPLTRDDVQGVYAGLRPLLAGESDATSKLSREHTVAHPVPGLVVVAGGKYTTYRVMAKDAVDEAVHGLDQRVAACVTEDIPLLGAEGYRALWNARAGTAARTGLHVVRVEHLLNRYGSLTEQILDLIAEDPGLGEPLAAADDYLRAEIVYAASHEGARHLDDVLTRRTRISIETFDRGTRSARECAELMAPVLGWDAHQIDKEVEHYEKRVEAERESQRQPDDLTADAARLGAPDIVPI; via the coding sequence GTGAGGACAGCGACACTGGGACCCGCCGAGCGCGCCGAGGCGCTCGCGGCCATGGCGGAGCGCGAGTTGGACGTGCTGGTCGTCGGCGCCGGAGTGGTCGGCGCGGGCACCGCTCTCGACGCCGTCACGAGAGGACTCTCCACCGGCATCGTCGAGGCCCGTGACTGGGCCTCCGGCACGTCGAGCAGGTCGAGCAAGCTCATCCACGGCGGCCTGCGCTACCTGGAGATGCTGGACTTCGCGCTCGTACGGGAGGCACTCAAGGAGCGCGGACTGCTCCTGGAGCGGCTCGCACCCCACCTGGTGAAGCCCGTCCCCTTCCTCTACCCGCTCCAGCACAAGGGCTGGGAGCGGTTCTACGCGGGCTCGGGCGTCGCGCTGTACGACGCGATGTCCCTCTCCTCGGGCCACGGCAGGGGCCTGCCCACCCACCGCCACCTCTCCCGGCGGAACGCCCTGCGGGTCGCGCCCTGCCTCAAGAAGGACGCCCTGGTCGGCGCCCTCCAGTACTACGACGCCCAGATGGACGACGCCCGCTTCGTCACCACCCTCGTGCGCACCGCCGCGGCCTACGGCGCGAAGGCCGCCAGCCGGGCCCGGGTCGTCGGCTTCCTGCGCGAGGGCGAGCGGGTCGTCGGCGCGCGCGTCCAGGACGTCGAGTCCGGAGGCTCGTACGAGATCAGGGCCAAGCAGATCGTCAACGCGACCGGCGTGTGGACGGACGACACCCAGGCCCTCATCGGCGAGCGCGGCCAGTTCCACGTCCGCGCCTCGAAGGGCATCCATCTGGTCGTGCCCAAGGACCGCATCCACTCGACCACCGGGCTCATCCTGCGCACCGAGAAGTCCGTGCTGTTCGTCATCCCCTGGGGCCGGCACTGGATCGTCGGCACCACCGACACCGACTGGGACCTCGACAAGGCCCACCCGGCCGCGTCCAGCGCCGACATCGACTACCTCCTGGAGCACGTGAACACGGTGCTCGCCACCCCGCTCACCCGGGACGACGTCCAGGGCGTCTACGCGGGCCTGCGGCCCCTGCTCGCGGGCGAGTCGGACGCCACGAGCAAGCTCTCGCGCGAGCACACCGTCGCCCACCCGGTCCCCGGCCTGGTCGTGGTGGCCGGCGGCAAGTACACGACGTACCGCGTCATGGCCAAGGACGCGGTCGACGAGGCGGTCCACGGCCTCGACCAGCGCGTGGCCGCCTGTGTCACCGAGGACATCCCGCTCCTCGGCGCGGAGGGCTACCGGGCCCTGTGGAACGCCCGGGCCGGAACGGCGGCCAGGACCGGGCTGCACGTCGTCCGGGTCGAGCATCTCCTCAACCGGTACGGCTCGCTGACGGAGCAGATCCTCGACCTGATCGCCGAGGACCCCGGGCTCGGGGAACCGCTCGCGGCGGCCGACGACTACCTGCGCGCCGAGATCGTGTACGCCGCCTCGCACGAGGGTGCGCGCCACCTCGACGACGTCCTCACCCGGCGGACCAGGATCTCCATCGAGACCTTCGACCGGGGCACGCGCAGCGCACGCGAGTGCGCGGAACTGATGGCGCCCGTCCTGGGCTGGGACGCCCACCAGATCGACAAGGAGGTCGAGCACTACGAGAAGCGGGTCGAGGCCGAACGCGAATCGCAGCGGCAGCCGGACGACCTGACGGCGGACGCCGCACGGCTCGGGGCGCCGGACATCGTGCCGATCTGA